Proteins encoded in a region of the Canis lupus familiaris isolate Mischka breed German Shepherd chromosome 1, alternate assembly UU_Cfam_GSD_1.0, whole genome shotgun sequence genome:
- the LMTK3 gene encoding LOW QUALITY PROTEIN: serine/threonine-protein kinase LMTK3 (The sequence of the model RefSeq protein was modified relative to this genomic sequence to represent the inferred CDS: deleted 1 base in 1 codon), which yields MPAPGALILLAAVSASGCLASPAHPDGFALGRAPLAPPYAVVLISCSGLLAFIFLLLTCLCCKRGDVGFKEFENPEGEDCSGEYTPPAEETSSSQSLPDVYILPLAEVSLPMPAPQPSHSDMTTPLGLSRQHLSYLQEIGSGWFGKVILGEIFSDYTPAQVVVKELRASAGPLEQRKFISEAQPYRSLQHPNVLQCLGVCVETLPFLLIMEFCQLGDLKRYLRAQRPPEGLSPELPPRDLRTLQRMGLEIARGLAHLHSHNYVHSDLALRNCLLTSDLTVRIGDYGLAHSNYKEDYYLTPERLWIPLRWAAPELLGELHGTFMVVDQSRESNIWSLGVTLWELFEFGAQPYRHLSDEEVLAFVVRQQHVKLARPRLKLPYADYWYDILQSCWRPPAQRPSASDLQLQLTYLLSERPPRPPPPPPPPRDGPFPWPWPPQHSAPRPGTLSSPFPLLDGFPGADPDDVLTVTESSRGLNLECLWEKARRGAGRGGGAPPWQPASAPPAPHANPSNPFYEALSTPSVLPVISARSPSVSSEYYIRLEEHGSPPEPLFPNDWDPLDPGVPAPQASQAPSEVPQLVSETWASPLFPAARPFPTQSSASGSFLLSGWDPEGRGAGETLAGDPAEVLGERGTAPWAEEEEEEEEGSSPGEDSSSLGGGPSRRGPLPCPLCSREGACSCLPLERGDAVAGWGGHPALGCPHPPEDDSSLRAERGSLADLPLAPPASAPPEFLDPLMGAAAPQYPGRGPPPAPPPPPPPPRAPADPAVSPDPPSAVASPGSGLSSPGPKPGDSGYETETPFSPEGAFPGGGAAEEEGVPRPRAPPEPPDPGAPRPPPDPGPHPLPGTREKPTFVVQVSTEQLLMSLREDVTRNLLGEKGANPRETGPRKVGRGPGNREKVQGPSRDPTVLGSGKKAPSPNEEPSLPMNGVTVQNGGQRAPDIIEEKVAENGAPGTPEREEKVPEKVLENGEVTPPRREEKVLENGELRSPEREEKVLVNGGLTASKIEKKVSEDGGLRPPRNTERLPETGPRRAPGPWEKAPESGVPAPETLLERAPEPGAVALSRNGGETVPGPTGPAPKSGVLEPGTERRAPETGGAPRAPGVGRPDLGSGGRAPVGTGMAPGGGLGSGVDAKAGWADNTRPQPPPPPPPPPEAQPRRPEPAPQRARPEVASEGEPGAPDSRAGGDTAPSTDGDPPQPERKGPEMPRLFLDLGPPQGNSEQIKAKLSRLSLALPPLTLTPFPGPGPRRPPWEGADAGAAGGEAGGAGAPGPAEEDGEDEDEDEEEDEEASASGAAAGPRGPGRARAAPVPVVVSSADADAARPLRGLLKSPRGADEPEDSELERKRKMVSFHGDVTVYLFDQETPTNELSVQGPPEGDTDPSTPPAPPTPPHPATPGDGFPSNDSGFGGSFEWAEDFPLLPPPGPPLCFSRFSVSPALETPGPPARAPDARPAGPVEN from the exons ATGCCTGCCCCCGGCGCCCTCATCCTCCTCGCGGCCGTCTCCGCCTCCGGCTGCCTGGCGTCCCCGGCCCACCCCG ATGGATTCGCCCTGGGCCGGGCCCCTCTGGCTCCTCCCTACGCCGTGGTCCTCATTTCCTGCTCCGGCCTGCTGGCCttcatctttctcctcctcaCCTGTCTGTGTTGCAAACGGGGTGATGTCGGCTTCAAG GAGTTTGAGAACCCTGAAGGGGAGGATTGCTCCGGGGAGTACACTCCCCCGGCGGAGGAGACCTCCTCCTCACAGTCGCTGCCCGATGTCTACATTCTTCCGCTGGCTGAGGTCTCCCTGCCGATGCCTGCCCCGCAGCCTTCACACTCAG ATATGACCACCCCCCTGGGCCTTAGCCGCCAGCATCTCAGCTACTTACAAGAGATTGGGAGTGGCTGGTTTGGGAAG GTGATCCTGGGAGAGATATTCTCCGACTACACCCCAGCCCAGGTGGTGGTGAAGGAGCTCCGAGCCAGCGCGGGGCCCCTGGAGCAGCGCAAGTTCATCTCAGAAGCTCAGCCCTACAG GAGCCTGCAGCACCCCAACGTCCTCCAGTGCCTGGGCGTCTGTGTGGAGACACTGCCCTTTCTGCTGATTATGGAGTTCTGTCAACTG ggGGACCTGAAACGTTACCTCCGGGCCCAGCGACCCCCTGAGGGCCTATCCCCTGAGCTGCCCCCTCGAGACCTGCGGACACTGCAGAGGATGGGCCTGGAGATCGCCCGCGGGCTGGCACATCTCCACTCCCACAACTACGTGCACAG CGACCTGGCCCTGCGCAACTGCCTGCTGACCTCCGACCTCACCGTGCGCATCGGAGACTACGGGCTGGCCCACAGCAACTACAAG GAGGACTACTACCTGACCCCCGAGCGCCTGTGGATCCCGCTGCGCTGGGCGGCGCCCGAGCTCCTCGGGGAGCTGCACGGGACCTTCATGGTGGTGGACCAGAGCCGCGAGAGCAACATCTG GTCCCTGGGGGTGACCCTGTGGGAGCTCTTTGAGTTTGGGGCTCAGCCCTACCGCCACCTGTCAGACGAGGAGGTCCTCGCCTTCGTGGTCCGCCAGCAGCATGTCAAGCTGGCCCGGCCGAGGCTCAAGCTGCCCTATGCCGACTACTg gTACGATATCCTGCAGTCCTGCTGGCGGCCACCCGCCCAGCGCCCTTCGGCTTCCGATCTCCAACTGCAGCTCACCTACCTGCTCTCTGAGCGACCCCcacggcccccgccccca ccccccccaccccgagacgGTCCcttcccctggccctggcccccgcAGCACAGCGCGCCCCGCCCAGGCACCCTCTCCTCACCATTCCCCCTCCTGGATGGCTTTCCCGGGGCTGACCCTGATGATGTGCTCACGGTTACTGAGAGCAGCCGCGGCCTCAACCTCGAATGCCTGTGGGAGAAGGCACGCCGGGGAGCTGGCCGCGGTGGGGGAGCGCCCCCCTGGCAGCCGGCGtctgcgcccccggccccccatgCCAACCCATCCAACCCTTTCTACGAGGCGCTGTCCACGCCCAGCGTGCTGCCCGTCATCAGCGCCCGCAGCCCCTCCGTGAGCAGCGAGTACTACATCCGCCTTGAGGAGCACGGCTCCCCGCCTGAGCCCCTCTTCCCCAATGACTGGGACCCCCTGGACCCAGGAGTgcctgccccccaggcctcccaggccccTTCCGAGGTGCCCCAGCTGGTGTCCGAGACCTGGGCCTCCCCCCTCTTCCCTGCGGCCCGGCCCTTCCCCACCCAGTCCTCGGCATCAGGCAGCTTCCTCCTGAGCGGCTGGGACCCCGAGGGCCGAGGTGCCGGGGAGACCCTGGCGGGAGACCCCGCCGAGGTGCTGGGGGAGCGGGGTACTGCCCcgtgggcagaggaggaggaggaggaggaggagggcagctcCCCGGGGGAGGACAGCAGCAGCCTCGGGGGTGGCCCCAGCCGCCGGGGCCCGCTGCCCTGTCCCCTGTGCAGCCGGGAGGGGGCCTGCTCCTGTCTGCCCCTGGAGCGGGGGGACGCCGTGGCTGGCTGGGGGGGCCACCCCGCTCTTGGCTGCCCGCATCCCCCCGAGGACGACTCGTCCCTGCGGGCAGAGCGGGGCTCCCTAGCCGACCTGCCCCTGGCCCCCCCCGCCTCGGCCCCCCCCGAATTTCTGGACCCCCTCATGGGGGCGGCGGCGCCCCAGTACCCCGGGCGGGGGCCAcctcccgctcccccccccccgccgccaccTCCCCGGGCCCCTGCGGACCCAGCCGTGTCCCCCGACCCTCCCTCGGCCGTGGCCAGTCCCGGCTCCGGCCTGTCATCTCCGGGCCCCAAGCCGGGGGACAGCGGCTACGAGACCGAGACCCCTTTTTCCCCCGAGGGAGCCTTCCCCGGCGGGGGGGCAGCCGAGGAGGAAGGGGTCCCTCGACCGCGGGctccccccgagccccccgaccCGGGAGCGCCCCGGCCACCCCCAGACCCGGGTCCCCACCCACTGCCGGGGACCCGGGAGAAGCCGACCTTTGTAGTTCAAGTGAGCACCGAGCAGCTCCTGATGTCCCTGCGGGAGGACGTGACAAGGAACCTCCTGGGGGAGAAGGGGGCAAACCCCCGAGAGACGGGACccaggaaggtggggagaggccCCGGGAACAGAGAGAAAGTCCAGGGCCCGAGCAGGGACCCCACAGTCCTGGGCAGCGGGAAGAAAGCCCCAAGCCCGAACGAGGAGCCGAGCCTCCCCATGAACGGGGTGACGGTGCAGAACGGGGGCCAGAGAGCCCCGGACATCATCGAGGAGAAGGTGGCGGAGAATGGGGCCCCCGGGACTCccgagagagaagagaaagtgccGGAGAAAGTGCTGGAGAATGGGGAGGTGACACCcccaaggagggaggagaaagtgtTGGAGAATGGGGAGCTGAGGTCCCccgagagagaagagaaagtgctGGTGAATGGGGGACTGACAGCCTCAAAGATCGAGAAGAAGGTGTCAGAGGATGGGGGCCTGAGACCCCCCAGGAACACGGAGAGGCTGCCGGAGACTGGGCCTCGGagagccccagggccctgggagaaGGCACCCGAGAGTGGGGTGCCAGCCCCAGAGACCTTGCTGGAGAGAGCCCCCGAGCCCGGCGCAGTGGCCTTGTCCCGGAACGGCGGGGAGACAGTCCCTGGCCCCACTGGCCCAGCCCCCAAGAGCGGGGTGCTGGAGCCCGGGACCGAGAGGAGAGCCCCCGAGACTGGGGGGGCACCGAGAGCCCCCGGGGTTGGGAGGCCGGACCTCGGGAGTGGGGGCCGAGCCCCAGTGGGCACGGGGATGGCCCCCGGCGGCGGCCTCGGAAGCGGCGTGGACGCAAAGGCCGGATGGGCAGACAACACGAGGCCAcagccgccaccgccaccgccgccaccaccgGAGGCACAGCCGAGGAGGCCGGAGCCAGCGCCCCAGAGAGCCAGGCCGGAGGTGGCATCCGAGGGAGAGCCCGGGGCCCCAGACAGCAGGGCCGGCGGAGACACAGCACCCAGCACAGACGGGGACCCCCCCCAACCCGAGAGGAAGGGCCCCGAGATGCCACGACTGTTCTTGGACTTGGGACCTCCTCAGGGGAACAGCGAGCAGATCAAAG CCAAGCTCTCGCGGCTCTCTCTGGCGCTGCCGCCGCTCACGCTCACGCCGTTCCCGGGGCCGGGCCCGCGGCGACCCCCGTGGGAGGGCGCGGACGCCGGGGCGGCTGGCGGggaggccggcggggcgggggcgccggggccagcggaggaggacggggaggacgaggacgaggacgaggaggaggacgaggaggcaTCAGCgtcgggcgcggcggcggggccgcggggccccgggagggcgcgggcagccccggtgcccGTCGTGGTGAGCAGCGCCGACGCGGACGCGGCCCGCCCGTTGCGGGGGCTGCTCAAGTCTCCGCGCGGGGCCGACGAGCCCGAGGACAGCGAGCTGGAGAGGAAGCGCAAGATGGTCTCCTTCCACGGGGACGTGACCGTCTACCTCTTCGACCAG GAGACGCCAACCAACGAGCTGAGCGTCCAGGGCCCCCCCGAGGGGGACACGGACCCGTCAACGCCTCCAGCGCCCCCGACgcctccccaccccgccacccccgGAGATGGGTTTCCCAGCAACGACAGCGGCTTTG gAGGCAGTTTCGAATGGGCGGAGgatttccccctcctccccccacccggcccccccCTGTGCTTCTCCCGCTTCTCCGTCTCGCCTGCGCTGGAGACCCCGGGGCCTCCCGCCCGGGCCCCCGACGCCCGGCCCGCAG GCCCCGTGGAGAACTGA
- the CYTH2 gene encoding cytohesin-2 isoform X2 has translation MLLFMDPGVRTPKLPVASPGMEAENQGLTPLPKPPDLTPEERMELENIRRRKQELLVEIQRLREELSEAMSEVEGLEANEGSKTLQRNRKMAMGRKKFNMDPKKGIQFLVENELLQNTPEEIARFLYKGEGLNKTAIGDYLGEREELNLAVLHAFVDLHEFTDLNLVQALRQFLWSFRLPGEAQKIDRMMEAFAQRYCLCNPGVFQSTDTCYVLSFAVIMLNTSLHNPNVRDKPGLERFVAMNRGINEGGDLPEELLRNLYDSIRNEPFKIPEDDGNDLTHTFFNPDREGWLLKLGGGRVKTWKRRWFILTDNCLYYFEYTTDKEPRGIIPLENLSIREVDDPRKPNCFELYIPNNKGQLIKACKTEADGRVVEGNHMVYRISAPTQEEKEEWIKSIQAAVSVDPFYEMLAARKKRISVKKKQEQP, from the exons ATG TTACTTTTCATGGACCCAGGAGTCCGGACACCCAAGCTCCCAGTTGCCTCGCCAGGAATGGAGGCAGAGAACCAAGGCCTCACTCCCCTTCCAA AGCCCCCAGACCTGACTCCGGAGGAGCGGATGGAGCTGGAGAACATCCGGCGGCGGAAACAGGAGCTGCTGGTGGAGATCCAGCGCCTTCGGGAGGAGCTCAGTGAAGCCATGAGCGAGGTGGAGGGTCTGGAGGCCaatgagggcag TAAGACCTTGCAACGGAACCGGAAGATGGCAATGGGCAGGAAGAAGTTCAACATGGATCCCAAGAAG GGGATCCAGTTCTTGGTGGAGAATGAGCTTCTGCAGAACACACCCGAAGAAATCGCCCGCTTTCTGTACAAGGGTGAGGGCCTGAACAAGACCGCCATCGGGGACTACCTGGGGGAGAG GGAAGAGCTGAACTTGGCAGTGCTCCATGCCTTTGTGGATCTGCATGAGTTTACTGACCTCAATCTGGTGCAGGCCCTCAG GCAATTTCTCTGGAGCTTTCGCCTCCCCGGAGAGGCCCAGAAGATTGACCGGATGATGGAAGCCTTTGCCCAGCGATACTGCCTGTGCAACCCTGGGGTCTTCCAGTCCACAG ACACGTGCTACGTGCTGTCCTTCGCCGTGATCATGCTGAACACCAGCCTTCACAATCCCAACGTCCGGGACAAGCCGGGCCTGGAGCGCTTCGTGGCCATGAACCGGGGCATCAACGAGGGTGGGGACCTGCCAGAGGAGCTGCTCAGG AACCTCTATGACAGCATCCGAAATGAACCCTTCAAGATTCCCGAGGATGACGGCAATGACCTGACCCACACCTTCTTCAACCCGGATCGGGAGGGCTGGCTCCTTAAGCTGGG AGGGGGCCGGGTGAAGACGTGGAAGCGGCGCTGGTTTATCCTCACTGACAACTGCCTCTACTATTTCGAGTACACTACg GACAAGGAACCCCGAGGAATTATCCCCCTGGAGAATCTGAGCATCCGAGAAGTGGATGACCCCCGAAAACCG AATTGCTTTGAGCTTTATATCCCCAACAACAAGGGGCAGCTCATCAAAGCCTGTAAAACAGAGGCCGACGGCCGGGTGGTTGAAGGGAACCACATGGTGTACCGGATCTCGGCCCCGacacaggaggagaaggaggagtggATCAAGTCGATCCA GGCAGCTGTGAGTGTGGACCCCTTCTATGAGATGCTGGCGGCAAGGAAGAAACGGATTTCTGTCAAGAAGAAGCAGGAGCAGCCctga
- the CYTH2 gene encoding cytohesin-2 isoform X1, producing the protein MEDGVYEPPDLTPEERMELENIRRRKQELLVEIQRLREELSEAMSEVEGLEANEGSKTLQRNRKMAMGRKKFNMDPKKGIQFLVENELLQNTPEEIARFLYKGEGLNKTAIGDYLGEREELNLAVLHAFVDLHEFTDLNLVQALRQFLWSFRLPGEAQKIDRMMEAFAQRYCLCNPGVFQSTDTCYVLSFAVIMLNTSLHNPNVRDKPGLERFVAMNRGINEGGDLPEELLRNLYDSIRNEPFKIPEDDGNDLTHTFFNPDREGWLLKLGGRVKTWKRRWFILTDNCLYYFEYTTDKEPRGIIPLENLSIREVDDPRKPNCFELYIPNNKGQLIKACKTEADGRVVEGNHMVYRISAPTQEEKEEWIKSIQAAVSVDPFYEMLAARKKRISVKKKQEQP; encoded by the exons ATGGAGGACGGTGTCTATG AGCCCCCAGACCTGACTCCGGAGGAGCGGATGGAGCTGGAGAACATCCGGCGGCGGAAACAGGAGCTGCTGGTGGAGATCCAGCGCCTTCGGGAGGAGCTCAGTGAAGCCATGAGCGAGGTGGAGGGTCTGGAGGCCaatgagggcag TAAGACCTTGCAACGGAACCGGAAGATGGCAATGGGCAGGAAGAAGTTCAACATGGATCCCAAGAAG GGGATCCAGTTCTTGGTGGAGAATGAGCTTCTGCAGAACACACCCGAAGAAATCGCCCGCTTTCTGTACAAGGGTGAGGGCCTGAACAAGACCGCCATCGGGGACTACCTGGGGGAGAG GGAAGAGCTGAACTTGGCAGTGCTCCATGCCTTTGTGGATCTGCATGAGTTTACTGACCTCAATCTGGTGCAGGCCCTCAG GCAATTTCTCTGGAGCTTTCGCCTCCCCGGAGAGGCCCAGAAGATTGACCGGATGATGGAAGCCTTTGCCCAGCGATACTGCCTGTGCAACCCTGGGGTCTTCCAGTCCACAG ACACGTGCTACGTGCTGTCCTTCGCCGTGATCATGCTGAACACCAGCCTTCACAATCCCAACGTCCGGGACAAGCCGGGCCTGGAGCGCTTCGTGGCCATGAACCGGGGCATCAACGAGGGTGGGGACCTGCCAGAGGAGCTGCTCAGG AACCTCTATGACAGCATCCGAAATGAACCCTTCAAGATTCCCGAGGATGACGGCAATGACCTGACCCACACCTTCTTCAACCCGGATCGGGAGGGCTGGCTCCTTAAGCTGG GGGGCCGGGTGAAGACGTGGAAGCGGCGCTGGTTTATCCTCACTGACAACTGCCTCTACTATTTCGAGTACACTACg GACAAGGAACCCCGAGGAATTATCCCCCTGGAGAATCTGAGCATCCGAGAAGTGGATGACCCCCGAAAACCG AATTGCTTTGAGCTTTATATCCCCAACAACAAGGGGCAGCTCATCAAAGCCTGTAAAACAGAGGCCGACGGCCGGGTGGTTGAAGGGAACCACATGGTGTACCGGATCTCGGCCCCGacacaggaggagaaggaggagtggATCAAGTCGATCCA GGCAGCTGTGAGTGTGGACCCCTTCTATGAGATGCTGGCGGCAAGGAAGAAACGGATTTCTGTCAAGAAGAAGCAGGAGCAGCCctga